A region of the Pseudorasbora parva isolate DD20220531a chromosome 18, ASM2467924v1, whole genome shotgun sequence genome:
AAGGGTCAAGGGCCAGtactggatgcctgtgatcttcaggcccttagatggcactgcataacatacaggaatgctactgtaatgaaaATTACAACATGGGCttaggaatacttccagaaaacattgtcggtgaacacaagcCACCATGCCATTCAccattgccggctaaaactctataggttaAAACAGAAGCCATATCAAAACATGATCTAGAAGCAAGGGAGTTTTCTTTGGGcagaggctcatttaaaatggactgtggtaaagtggaaaactgttctgtggtcagacgaatcaaatatatatatatatataacccaaGTTATACGTGGGTTGATCCAAAATAAGCGGGTGCCTGCGGTTACCCACGGTTACGGGTCATCCTTTTAATGATATTCAGGTCGCGGTCAGTCGggtcgtttgaaataaagatACCAATTAAACCTTTGTAATTCATATAGTAGCATAATagacacaatttactatgaaatACATTGAAGGAGGATCCTCTGCATTACAACATCAAGTGCAGCCAGTGAGCGCACATTCCGCTCCGCCGGTCGTGTCATAGAGGCAAGAAGAAACTGTCTCAACCCAGCACAGAAAAAATGTCCAGGAGCGGGGAAAAAATGTGCTATGAAGCGATTAAGAAATCACGCATGCTCAAATCTCGATTTTATTATGATTTTGATTCATCGCACAGCCCtactggaaaggcaccatcaatatataggtatatccaagttctagaacaacatttGATCCCATCAAGATgtcatctctttcagggaagaccttgcattttccaacatgacaatgccagaccacatactgcatcaattacaacatcatggctgtgtagaagaaggatccgggtactgaaatggccagcatgcagtccagatctttcacccatagaaacaTTTttgcgcatcataaagaggaagatgcaacaaagaagacctaagataGTTGAGCAACTAGTAGCTTATATTAGGCAAGAATGGGACAGCGCTCCTTTTCCTAAACTTGTGAAATTTGTATCCTCAGTTCCCAGACAtgtgcagactgttataaaaagaagatgagatgccacacagtggtaaacatggccttgtcccaacttttttgagatgtgctgatgccatgaaatttaaaatcaacttattttccccttaaattaatacattttatcagtttaaacatttgatatgtcatctatgttgtattctgaataaaatattgaaaataaaacatttgtatctcccacatcattgcattctgtttatATTCACAATGTGTACAGTGTCTTGTTTATTAGTACAGATGCTGTTTATtggtacttataaagcacatattaatgcccaATTCTGCATGACCGTATTATACATCCCTTAATCTTATGCAATatctaaacttaacaactacctaactattaataagcagtaattaggagtttattgttTATAGACAAAAGTCATAGTTTATTGTTCATTAATAGTGATGTGTAGACCcaaatctaaagtgtgaccacactttgtaataatgacaaaataaaagttaacTATAAAGGACATTTTAAATCATTGTGATTTAAAGAAGTAGGCTACACTACATAAAGCAAGTAAAGTAcctaattataattttaactgtagtgtgttattcagtatattttaaattaaatgtacaaaattgtaacttaattataaatatgtaaattcaTGACGTTCAAGTTTCaatataaattacattaaagtaGCCTATTTTAGTGGCAGCAATTTATTATTGTTTGCATTAGTTAGCTTCTACAGAAGTTACTAATTTTAGTGAATATCCACATTTGAATGTGTACCTTATTTACAAGGGCTGTACGCTGTGACTGTCCTTTTAAATAGATGTTAACACAGCACAGCCTGCTCCCTTCAGTGAAAGTTAGATGTTTTTGCTTACCTGGTGACAGAGGATTGTCTGTTGCAACGTTCTAGCATAGTTGTCGAGTTTCACTCCAGAATTACTGCGACTTCTCATAATAGTTGCTCTCTAAATGCTGTTTAGCTGTCTAACTAGCACTGTCTTAGCTGCCGTTGGTCGAGTATCAAGTACCGTACATGTGAGGTAGGCAAATGTCAAAGCTTTAGGACGAGTTGTTCAGTAGTATCTGTTACATCAGATGCCATAACTGGTGTTGAGGCGCATCAGTTATTGCCAAATAATTCCACCAGCAAAGAAAGTAACGTTAGTTCTAAATAATAGCTATCAGCGAAATCGGAGCAACACATAATAATCAGGTTCAATGATTCACACTCATACAGAAACAGTCACTTGTGGCCACCTACTGGcgatgtaacacacacacacacacacacacacacacacacacacacacacacacacacacacacacacacacacacacacacacacacacacacacacacacacacacacacacacacacacacacacacacacacacacacacacacacgtctggttcggTATcttttgtggggactctccatagacatgGACTTTTTTACATATTGCTGGGCATGGAGTtaattataataacaatatGATTTTTACTTGTTTTAAAATTGTCAAAAGTTTACGATACTGCTTTAAAAGTATACTCAAATATGAACATAACACAATTACATATCACATGTACACAATGATAGTTTTATATtgatatagtttatttataatgataatatttttagtgttttatttgACAAACATAAACTTTGCTCTTTCATGTCAGAAAAGGACATGCAGTCTGGGTACATGTGGAGGTCGTTCACAGTACAATGACATCAGTCTGTTACAGTACATTCTTGTGCAAATACTCCTCTCACCAACTTCAGGGGCCTTTATCAGAACAGGGTTTTCAGAGAACTCAGACCATCCTGAGCAAGATATGTGCAACTGTGCACTTTCTTCTACCGACTCTGTGCCTATTATCGATTTTACAGATTTTGCCTGTATGCCCTTATAGCTGATCGAATACAgtactttatatcaaatatcgCATGAACACAATTGttttatacacatatatagCACTTAAAATGGTCTACAAATTACATCTACAAATTAAAACTCAAGCTCTTACAGATCAATACAGCCTTTTAGTTACAACACACTATTGTGTTGTAAAATTAAAGTTTGGGGCAAGTCAAATACAAACCCCAATATGTTAATGACACTAAATaatgttattaaataattaataacattatttaataaaacatataaagtGAAACCAATGTAACTTTTCAAGTCAGACGTGCCACATGCTCTACACAGTAAGTACTGCGCTACATAGGCTACAGTTCAAAAATTAAAGTGCTTGCAAcatagcctacacacacacacacacacaaaatgctaTGGCCATAAATTAGTGTATAGGTTGACTCATAAATGAATATTTTTCAGTCTTCCACTCCGCTATGAACGAACAGGCTCATTAAAAGAACAGTGACCATTCCTGAAAATAGAAAATATAATCAGTTTTCAGTTTTATAGTGTATGTTCAGCAGTTTTAGGACTTGAGGAAAGGAGATGGACGGCAGCAGTGACGTACCTGCATAACCCTGTAGTGCACTCTATACTGTCATGGCAGTAAGCTCCGTATGGTTTGAACCCCATGATTCGCCACAAAGGGGACATACGTATCTTGCGGTGCAGTATTTGTGATGACTGAAGATCTGATCTGATCTCAGAAGTCACTAATGGCACAGTAGATACCTAAAACACATTTCACAGTCAGTGAGTAACATATGAAttcacataataataatattttaactttttacatttgattgaGTAACTGAttaagggtaacactttacaataaatctcATTAACAAAAACTAATAATGAGCAGTatattttacagcatttattaatctttgttaataaaaatacaactgttAATTGATCACATTATTTCACAGTGTATTAACTATGTTAACATGTTTAATATCAAATGacatttgatttttaaaatgtgttaaaattagCATCAATTatgattaataaatgttgtagaagtattgttcattgttagctCAGGTTAACTAATGTacttaactaatgttaacaagttataaaaataaattaataaataataataataattcatgcCTGTCAACCTGGAACTATGTTCTTGCTAAATGTCAAAATAGTTGTTGGAAAGAGGTGTGAACCCACCTGATACATCAGCACTAGCAAGAGCAGTGTGCAAAATCCAAATGTTGCCTGGTGCAGATTCATTTTTGTAATACTATTCCCTTCAAAACTACAGTATGTCCGTGTGTCCAGGAGATTTGCTTAAGCTTTGCAATGACCATGTGTATTTATAACCCTGCAACATTGATCTTACCTCCCCACCCTCTCTGTCTATCCGTCTCTTCTGCTCTCTTACTATGCTTAAGGCCATGGCCAAGATAAAATCACGTGTTCAGTAAATATTTGAGAGTTTACATAAGCTTAAATAGGCATTAATGTAATCTAGCTTCAGGGTTTGATGGGagtaaaaaagaagaagtgcTGCCCTAAATGTTTTAGAGATTTACAGTAGCATGCTTTACATCACGATTAGattgtttttataattaaataaagaaataacaGCTGTATTCCAACAGCATTCACAGAATTGCagcagtataaaaaaaatgaaaacattgcAAGCACTAGATCTCATATTGGGATTTTTGCAAAGGACCTTATTTGAACATGGAGAAGACACAGAGTTTCCTTATCTCTCctttaacataattttcaaaAGAAAAGTATGTTCCAATCTATCTCTCTAAATCAATAGGTCATCAAGTTCACTCAGATAATGTGGCCTGTTCATACTAGTAAGTAGGCTATCTTGCATTCTGTTGCATTAGTCATTTCGATATGAATATATGCCTAATTAATAGGATATTTAATGTATGAATGGAACATTGCACAGGAAGAATAATGCaacagaaattacattttgcaACAGTAGCCTATTTAGCTTTATCTTGAAAATGAATTAGGCCTATTTCGCATGCTGTGTTTATGCATGTTTCATTTGTCACACTATGGCCATTTAAAATCTTCAAAAAGGTATGGTGGGTTGTACATTTCTCTTAAACAtacaatttacatttaaattgatttaatggtttaaaGTCTATGATACGTTATTCGTCGATGATAGCATAACCGACCTCACTTGCTGTGAGGTGAAAGTTCAGCATGTGCTCCAAATGACCGAACGGTGTGATCCAATTGGTACAAAACTTGaatgttctaaaaaaaaaaatatatatgtgcctattatttgttttacaaaTATGTGACCTGTCACGTTGTGATGTAGACCGGGTTCATGTTTGATAGAGAACAGTCTTGATACcgtttaaagaaataaaacaaagtCCAATTGGTTCATGTCAACGCAAAGTCCATAAGATTCAGTAACACGTAGCTGTAGAAACAAAAGTAGTCCCACTGCTGCGTGATCAAGAGGAGCGGCTCAGTCTGCACGGTCACCTATAGATGGCGACATCGAGCTACTCATTGATCGGATGTGTTTATTGAAGAATTTActgcctttttatttttttatttacacatttcaattaatagtaaaagtccatcaaattgaattgaacAATTATATGATGAATTAAGAATTTTTAATAAgcaaacaaatgttttttgtaGAACTATACATTTGATCTACAATATACAGTAGGCCTATCTgaccatacatttttttaaatgtatgaatatgAATCATATTATGTtccattatttttttgtaatttcaaataaattatgaaaatgtatgaatatgaatcgcattatgttccattattttttaataattttaaataaattgtatacatatatattatacatattattacaaatgtttagaatgttaaaattaaaatgatacaattttaaatattaaaacgtAGGCCTAcagtttacatttatattaaatgcagtCAGCTAAACATGAGCTTTatttttagctttttttgttttgcttttgcttttgttttttgccCACATAAGTAGGCCATATAATTGCATCTTTTATGTGGGTTAATACGCTTAACGTGGTGTACTGCCGAATGCAATGACATTAATATATGCAAACTAGAATACAGGCtactttaaatacatttgtaattacagatttgtaattattataatgattaagtcattttaaatatcttctttttttttaaaatgtattatatttaggCTATGAATTattaactttaaatgtaatatcaaacaaacaatcaaacaaatattaaaattatagtCTATACATGTGCTTTGGTAGGCCAAATCAACACTTTTTAAAAGAACAACCTTTGAAAGTGTAACTATGTGTGTTTACCTATGGCCTATGTAAATTATTAAGTCCACTCTCCTTAAGTACACTTTAGTgaacttttatttaattgataTTATCTTCAAGTGCGCATAATACCTTTTAACAAGgaattaaattacaaaatgtaggctataaacttacgaaaataaataagaaatactcaacaataaaaaaataacaccagAAAGGCCCACAGGGTTGCACACGGTTGCACATAACAGGTTTTATATCTAGATATAGATAAAAGCTTGATTTTGGACAGTAGTGACAAAGGCCAACTGTCATAGACATGCTTAATCGAATACTGaagtctacacacacacacacacacacacacacacacacacacacacacacacacacacacacacgcacacacttatGTATCGGCACTCGGCTGTAGACGTCTTAATTTGTACGTCATTGGCATCGGCGTTTGAGTGACACAAGATAGCAAACAAGGTAAATGTTTACTAGTTTCACTTTAACCTAAGTACAGGCAATATACGGCATGTtatcattataaatatattctACAACAGTTCAGCTTGATGGCATTAAGCCACGGTTCTTAAGTTTATGAAAATTACAGCTGGTTAGCAAGCAACCCTTTAGCTATCCTGCTAACCAGACTTATGAGTATTTTTCTGAATTTGTCATAGTTCCCCATTGCTAAGGGTATGAATTCGTCCAGGAAGAGTGTTACATACGCGTTTTTTTCTACGCCATTGTGCTGCCATTAACCATGTTACTCATACTTCTTTTGCAAGCTAGTTGGCTAAGCTAAAATGACCCATATTTGAAGTTTGCTGATGTCAGACTCATTAGCTTTGGTTTAATAATGGTAAACCTTTAATCTAATCTGCTACTTCTATTGgatacaaaaatgtaaatatagagGGAATTAgccttttcttttaattttaaaggcAGAAGTGCAATAATACATACTAACAAGATTAAGTGTAATTAATAAGAAAGTTGTAAATATTTGTGAACATTTTTGTTTCTTGTTTATctgtattttgtttgtttttgtttataatAATGTACCCCTGACTGTACTTGTAAACTTAttaaaccaaaaaaattaaataatattataataaatcaattcttaatattattattaaattcttAATATGACTGCTGTAAAGTGTATATTTAGAGTGCATATGCTTTTTATTACTCATGGTCCAGAATCACAATAAATAGAATTAAAAAGTAGAGAAGTAAACATGCAGTTACTATTCAATCTAGAAGTGCATGGTAAACATTAATAGTAGGGTTGGTCCTGTCAAGCTTTAACTTAAATGGAGTCTCTTGTGCTCAGGTCAAAGGACATTTCTATGTCCTCCACAGTCTGGAGGAACGATGGACAACACTGGCTATTGCAGTGAGAGCTTCAACAGCCTGCAGAGCGGAACCAGTGATGAGGACATGGTGGAGATCGCAGGAGCCACGCTGGACTTTTCCAGCACAGATGACGTGCCTCCTCTGGACCGGGATTATAGCTCAGGTGAGTGCCAGATCTACCCAAACTCATACGTCACATTCATGGTCAAATGAGACAAAGGAAATCGTAAATGGCCCCAGTGACATTGATGGTGTGGTGAGGTGACAATATATGTCATATTATTTAACCAATGTAGCTGCCACCCATGTTATCCTTATTCATTGTTGttcttttcttcatttttattgtCATTCTTGAGATTCCCAtagttttttcccctttctCTCAGCATTTGATATCGGTTTGGGGGCAAACGTGTAATGAATAGGTCTctggtgtttgtgtgtctgtgagaaaatAGTGGTGAGAATTCGCTGAGGTCACAACTTTGGTATTTGCCACCTCCCCCCTCACAAAAATCCTTTTATCGATGAGATCAAAGTGTCCCCTCTAGTTTTTTCTATTGTGGCTAGTTTCATAGTTTTACCGGTGTCAGGTTTTCACATCCATCCGTTTCCCTTGAACTTCCTCAGCGTTTGATATCAGTTGCTTTGTAGTGTCTGCTGTGTGATTAGTTACTTCCACACAGTTTATGGGTTATTTTATTCTGAAACATTTTGTGattaatttttttcataaacAACAATTAATCTTGGTTTTCTAGAAGGTAGATCATTAACCATAGCTAGTTTTATTG
Encoded here:
- the si:dkey-22f5.9 gene encoding liver-expressed antimicrobial peptide 2-like yields the protein MNLHQATFGFCTLLLLVLMYQVSTVPLVTSEIRSDLQSSQILHRKIRMSPLWRIMGFKPYGAYCHDSIECTTGLCRNGHCSFNEPVRS